From Magnolia sinica isolate HGM2019 chromosome 13, MsV1, whole genome shotgun sequence, one genomic window encodes:
- the LOC131224243 gene encoding non-classical arabinogalactan protein 30-like, with the protein MAAKQLASFPSLLFLFFLAFTAFQSTQASYEKEKKAVMSAVEGVVYCQSCTHVGTSSLIDAKPILSAKVGVTCKDHKGNLSFFKVFVTDPNGYFYAPLHGFKIEHSYLDHPLQSCTVHLLSSPHPSCNVPSNVNSGLVGSPLRYERKRLSRKDYEMVLYAAGPLAFHPSDCLVTIHN; encoded by the coding sequence ATGGCAGCCAAACAGCTCGCCTCCTTCCCCTCACTACTATTCCTATTCTTCCTGGCCTTCACTGCCTTTCAATCCACACAAGCCTCAtatgagaaagagaagaaggcaGTAATGTCCGCCGTTGAAGGTGTGGTCTACTGCCAGAGCTGCACCCACGTCGGGACGTCGTCCTTGATCGATGCCAAGCCCATACTGTCGGCGAAGGTTGGCGTCACATGCAAAGATCACAAAGGTAATTTGAGCTTCTTCAAGGTGTTTGTGACTGACCCGAATGGCTACTTCTACGCGCCACTCCATGGCTTCAAGATCGAGCACTCCTACTTGGATCATCCGCTCCAATCATGCACTGTCCACCTTCTTTCATCCCCCCATCCTAGCTGCAATGTCCCCTCCAATGTCAATTCCGGCTTGGTTGGGTCCCCACTTCGATATGAACGGAAGAGATTGTCCAGAAAGGATTATGAGATGGTGTTGTATGCAGCTGGGCCGTTGGCTTTCCACCCTTCTGATTGCCTGGTGACGATTCACAACTGA
- the LOC131223645 gene encoding protein MALE DISCOVERER 2-like, translated as MDSLRLKPKLMMLHLFLLLSFLVPNFDCCFALRSEGLALLSFRERVESDPFGALSNWNGDDLCSWFGVTCLDGRVVILNLRDLCLVGTLAPELGKLRHIRSLILHNNSFFGTIPKEIGELEELEVLDLRRNDLSGPLPPEIGSILPLGILLLSDNRLLGTMSPELHKLSMRSELYVNEGMLSDDAQEACWYRGSITRDVDEQVEDAGDRRLLQATPAPSNGRHHRNRKGEPPTSSPSPSPAPAPSPSLLPSPPISLPPTVTGFFLQPTSSPAPAPADGPPSPAPAEPTNTVPMPPSLSSPVPSPSGSAPQSEALFPQSKRHKFSWMIYVFVGLGAFILFSILSIGIIFCRNSRVVTVRPWTTGLSGQLQKAFVTGVPSLKRSELETACEDFSNIIGCSSDSTVYKGTLSSGVEIAVASTAVKSAKEWPKHSEGQFRKKIATLSKINHKNFVNLLGYCEEEVPFTRMMVFEYAPNGTLFEHLHIKESEHLDWATRVRIAMGMAYCLEYMHQLDPPIVHKYLHSTTIYLTDDYAAKISDFSFWNEKATVKTSSGEAGHPDTTSSDPESNVYSFGKILLEMMTGKLPYAENAGLIIEWTSDYLRGERSITAMMDPTLKSFQEEEARALCKVMLSCINPDRKQRPTMREVAAQLKEITAMPPDGATPRISPLWWAELEILSSSDAS; from the exons ATGGATAGCCTGAGATTGAAGCCGAAGCTGATGATGCTTCATTTGTTTTTGTTGCTGTCTTTCCTTGTTCCGAATTTCGACTGCTGCTTCGCTCTTCGCTCTGAAG GTTTGGCTCTGTTGAGCTTCCGAGAGCGGGTGGAGAGCGATCCATTTGGTGCTTTGTCGAATTGGAACGGCGATGATCTGTGTTCCTGGTTTGGAGTTACGTGCTTGGATGGCAGAGTTGTAATTCT GAACTTGCGAGATCTCTGTCTTGTGGGGACACTGGCACCTGAGCTTGGGAAGCTTCGTCACATTAGATCTCT TATCTTACACAATAATTCTTTCTTTGGGACCATTCCAAAAGAAATTGGAGAACTTGAGGAGCTTGAAGTATTGGACTTGAGACGCAATGATCTCAGCGGGCCGCTTCCACCTGAAATTGGCAGTATCTTGCCCCTGGGAATCCT CCTACTCAGCGACAATAGGCTCTTGGGAACCATGTCTCCTGAACTTCATAAGCTCAGTATGCGTTCGGAGCTTTACGTGAATGAGGGCATGTTATCTGACGATGCACAAGAGGCATGCTGGTACAGAGGATCCATTACAAG GGATGTTGATGAGCAGGTTGAAGATGCTGGTGATCGGAGATTACTGCAGGCTACGCCTGCTCCCTCGAATGGAAGACATCATAGAAATAGGAAAGGGGAGCCTCCTAcgtcatcaccatcaccatcgccAGCGCCAGCGCCATCGCCGTCCCTGTTGCCATCTCCACCAATTTCATTGCCACCAACGGTCACAGGCTTCTTTCTCCAACCTACGTCTTCACCTGCGCCTGCTCCAGCAGATGGCCCACCTTCTCCTGCTCCAGCAGAACCTACCAACACTGTTCCTATGCCACCTTCTCTTTCATCCCCCGTGCCTTCCCCCTCTGGGAGTGCCCCGCAATCAGAAGCACTGTTTCCTCAATCGAAGCGGCATaaattttcatggatgatttacgtgtttgtaggtttaggggctttcattCTTTTTAGTATTTTGTCCATCGGCATTATCTTTTGTCGAAACAGTAGGGTGGTCACCGTGAGACCATGGACCACAGGCTTAAGTGGGCAACTGCAGAAAGCATTCGTTACAg GTGTACCTAGTCTCAAACGATCAGAGCTTGAAACTGCTTGTGAAGACTTCAGTAACATCATCGGTTGTTCATCTGATAGCACAGTATACAAGGGGACACTATCAAGTGGGGTTGAAATAGCGGTGGCATCTACTGCAGTGAAATCTGccaaggaatggccgaaacattCAGAAGGCCAATTCAGGAAGAAG ATCGCCACATTGTCAAAAATAAATCACAAGAACTTTGTGAACCTTCTTGGATACTGTGAGGAGGAGGTGCCTTTTACTAGGATGATGGTTTTTGAGTATGCTCCGAACGGGACGCTCTTTGAGCATCTGCACA TAAAAGAATCAGAACACCTGGACTGGGCCACACGAGTGCGGATTGCAATGGGAATGGCGTATTGCCTCGAGTACATGCACCAACTGGACCCGCCTATAGTTCACAAATATTTACACTCAACAACCATCTATCTAACTGATGACTATGCTGCAAAGATCTCAGATTTCAGCTTTTGGAATGAAAAGGCTACTGTCAAAACCAGCTCAGGTGAAGCAGGACACCCAGATACAACATCATCAGATCCTGAGAGCAATGTATACAGCTTTGGGAAAATCTTGTTAGAGATGATGACAGGTAAGCTCCCATATGCAGAAAATGCAGGGCTAATCATCGAATGGACATCGGACTACTTGAGAGGTGAACGGTCAATCACAGCCATGATGGACCCGACCCTGAAATCATTCCAAGAAGAGGAGGCCAGAGCTCTATGTAAGGTGATGCTATCTTGTATCAATCCTGACCGGAAGCAGAGACCGACGATGAGAGAGGTGGCTGCCCAATTGAAAGAAATAACAGCAATGCCACCTGATGGAGCAACACCGAGGATATCTCCTCTCTGGTGGGCGGAGCTAGAGATTCTTTCTTCTTCAGATGCAAGTTAG